CTGGTATAAGGGCTGTCCCTATAGCGTTTGTGTCTCTACATCGGAGGTTTTGATGCTCACTAATCTCTCAGACGTGGATCTGCGCAAACTGCGCATCTTTTGCACCATCGTCGAGGCTGGAGGCTTCACTGCCGCGCAGGTACGCTTAAATACCAGCCTGCCTCGCTTGAGCACATTGGTGCGAGATCTGGAAATCCGCCTCGGCTACTCCCTCTGCCGTCGTGGCAAGAGCGGCTTTCAACTTTCCGAACAAGGCGCCCAAACTTATGCGGCGGCGCAGGAACTGTATGCTGATATCGACCGCTTTCATCGGCGGGTAGTCATGCTTAACGAAAAGTATCCAGAGTTCTTGCAGATTGGCAGCGTCGATAACCTGCTTTCGCTAGACCAGGCACCGCTGCCGCAGGCCCTCGCTTCCTTTCGCCTGGTTTCGCCCAGTACCCGCATCGACCTGCAGGTAATGCGTGCCGACGAGCTTGAGCAAGCCGTGCTCGAAGGGCGTCTGCACCTCGCCATCGGTTGTTTTAACCACCAGCTTTCAGGCCTGCATTACCAAGCGCTGTTCGAGGAAGAACAAAACCTGTATTGCGGGCGTGGTCATCCTTTCTTTGCACGTCCCGACGAGCATTTTACGGACGAGGAGATCGGTGCCGCAGATTACGTAGACCGTGGCTACATGCTCGAAAGCCGCCGGCCGCACAAATTGCGCTTCGGCAACTCGGTAAGCGCTTTCTCCATGGAAGCCATTGCCACACTGATTGCTTCCGGCACCTGCATCGGCTACCTACCGACCCACTACGCCGATATCTGGGTAGCACGTGGCATGTTGCGTGTAATTGCACCGCAGCGGCTGAGGTATAACGCAGCATTTCATAGCATCACCCGACAAGGGCAAGTCCCGACAGAGTCACTGGCCAAGCTGATGCAAGCATTGCAGGCCGCAAAGCACTCGGTGACATTGAAGTCGAGCACGCAAGTTTGAAAAATGACAAACAAACCCGTCCGTCGAAAGCACTTTTCCATACCCTAGGCAAATGGCTGTCGAATACAGCGCCCTTCATCCGCTCATGATTATTTCCTCCACTTAAGTGGAGGACTACAGAACAGTAAAAAGTCCCCGCAAAGCGGTACGTTGTGATCGGCTGCTTTTAACCGAAAGCGGTCGTTCCTAAGAACCTAGCTTGAATTCCGCTTTGACTAGGGCTCAAAGCAGCTCATCGCAAAACGGCAAGTGTATTAGCCAATCTCCACCATCAACTCGTACCCAATGGAGCGAAAGGACTTTGTCAGTTCGATGCTAAAAACAAACGAATTGCGGAAGCGATCGCCCAAATCCCAGGCAATAAAAAACCCCGTAGACGTTAATCTACGGGGTTTTCAAGGGTGGAGGCCGAGGTCGGAATCGAACCGGCGTAGGCGGATTCCGTCCGGTACCAGTTGGTCGCAATACTGGGAGATCCGGTAGAGCTCCCACTTGTCCACCATCCACGGCTTGATGCGGCGGCCTAGACCGAAGCGGTCACTGACAGTGATGTCGTAGGTCATCCAGGTTGGGTTGTCAGTCCAGGCCAACTTGAAGCTACCGTCCCAGATACCGGAGTAGGTCCTAGCCACAGGGTTGTAGTTGGCCGGCACAAGGACCCTCTTCAGCTTGGTCTCCACTGTGACGGCTGGGATGCTACGGAACTGCTCGGCCGAGAACTCGATGTAGAGCAGCGCGGTGTTCGGGTAGCGCAGCTTTGCATCGATGACCTCGGTGAAACCCGCGATCTGCATGATGTCGGCAATTTTGTTGTTGTTCTGGTTCGGGGTGATGCGGGTCACCCTGAGCAGCCAGCCGCTGGTAGCTGCCGGCAGATTGATGCGTAGGGTACCGAAGTCGGACAAATCGGTTAGCTCAAGCAGTGAGAGGGGAGGCACAGGCCTGTTCATTCGCTCACCTTCGCGATTCCTACATGACCTCAATGTGGCTCTTGAATGCAACCAATGCCGAGACGATCTGCTTACTGATCTCTGGGCTCCCTGCGATGTCCGCCTCATTCATTCCCTTTGCGAGCAGATTCACAGTTATCGACGCAGGCTCGACAACTATTGCGGACATGGTGTTCAGCACCAAACGAAGCGCCGCTTGGGCATGACTCGCACGAGGTGAAGCGTTAAACAGTGCAACCGGCTTACCAGGAAATTCATGGCTGGCCACAAGCCAATCTAAGGCATTCTTGAAAGAACCAGGTATTCCACGAGCATACTCAGGGCACGAAATAAGGATGCCATCTACCTTACCCACCAAAGCCCGTAACTCTCTGACGCTCTGCGGCGGATCATCAGCCAGGTCCGGATCGAAGTGCGGCAATTGACCAACCGCCAGATAGTGCTTGATCGACACCCCCTCAGGGCTCAACACCTCAGCCGCACGTAGCAGTGCAGAGTTAGAAGATGCTGCGCGAATGCTTCCGGACACCGCTAACAATTGGACCATTTGTAAACATTCCATTCCCTAGTGAGATAGCACAGTGTCGCATACGTGAATCAGGACGTTCACAGACATGACTGGAGCCCTCTCCGATACCAGGCCCTGGGCGGTGCGAATACTCATACCCTACAAGCAGGCGATCACGCACCAGACCCAGGCGGCACACCACATATCCTCGCGAATTCCAGTATTCGGCGCTCCACCCCACGCGAGTGCGAACGCCTCCAAGGCATGCCCGAGGACTACACCCTAATCCCCTGGCGCGGCAAGCCTGCCAGCGAATGCCCAGACGGCCCACGCTACAAGGCGATCGGTAACAGCAAGGCAGTCACCGTCGTCCGCTGGATCGGCCAGCGAATCCTGCAACAACTCTAAACACCCCACTCAACAATCGGAAAGCCTGCCGGCGATGGCGGGCAAAGCAACCCGCCCGCTGAAGTCCCCACCTGGAACTTTGATTTGTCGCGAGTGAGATGAAATGCGCCCAAGGAAGACCCATAGGTACATGCGCGACATCATCCCGAAAAAGTCGGAGCGCACTCAGAAGGACAACAAGGCCGAATTGAGGCAGCTAAGGCCAGTTTTTGACGAGATACCGGTGGATGCGATTACGCCATCGATGATTGCTGCCTATCGCGATAAGCGATCCGCGAAAACCAGAGCCAACAGAGAAATCGCCTTACTGTCTCACGTCTTCAATATTGCGCGCGAATGGGGTTTGACCAACAGAGAGACCCCCTGCCAGGGCGTTCGTAAGAACAAGGAAACGCCGCGCGACTATTACGCAAACGACGCGGTATGGAAGGCGGTCTACCAGAAAGGCGAAATTGAACTGCAGGAGGCAATGGATCTGGCCTACCTGACCGGCCAGCGCCCAGCCGATGTCCGACTAATGCGTGTCGATGATGTGGAGGGAGTGTATCTGCGCGTTGGCCAAGGCAAGACTTCCAAGAAGATCCGAATCCTCATGGAGGTCGATGGCCAGAAAAATAGCTTGGGCCTGCTCATCGAGAGAATTATTGCCAGACCGAAAAAAATAAACTCTGGCTATTTGATCGTGAGCAAGTCGGGGAAGAAGGTCTCCGAGCGCATGCTATGCCAGAGATGGGACGACGCCCAGGTCAAAAGCCGTGGCTGAGGCTATCGAACAAGGCGACCAGGGCCTGGCTAAGAAAATCGCAGGGTTTCAGTTCCGTGATATCCGACCGAAGGCGGCATCTGAAATTCTCGACCTGGACGACGCGAGCCGGCTTCTCGGACACTCAAAACAGGAGACCACAAAGAAGATTTACGTTCGAGTTGGCGCCATCGCAAACCCGACGAAATAGGAAAGTTTTGGTACGCCAGCCTTAAAGTTTTGGTACGCCAGCACTTTCATACAGGCAGTAAAAAACCCCGTAGACGTTAATCTACGGGGTTTTCAAGGGTGGAGGCCGAGGTCGGAATCGAACCGGCGTAGGCGGATTTGCAATCCGCTGCATAACCATTTTGCTACTCGGCCCCAAATGCCCAATGCCTGAAACACAACACTGGACACGTACAAACTGGAACGGCTAACGAGATCAACTTCATCTCGTAACTCTTTGATTTCTAAAGAGTTTTTCCGTTTCCTCGCTGAGGAATGGTCGCAATTATGGACGTGTTTTCCATTCCTGGCAACTCCTATTCGAGATTTTTTCTGCCGGGCTGTTTCTACAGGTTTCCGGGCTGAGCCAATCCGTCGGGTGAACAGCCTGGTGTTCGCCAACGAGGCGGGATGATTGCACAAACCCATCCAGATAGCTGCCCCCTTCTGTGTTTGCCCACCTACCCGATCGGGTTATGGCGTGGGCCGGGGCGCTCGCGGACAGTTACGCCAACGGCTCGACCCGGGCTCCTTCCATCACGTTCAAGGCGGAATTGAAGTATGCGTACAGCTTTCCCTGCGATGTTTGGCGTGGTTCTGGCACTGACGGCGGCTTGGGCCCAGGCCGGGGAGCCCGCAGACAAGACCCTGCGCCTGTACAACTGGTCGGACTATATCGGCGAGAACACCCTCGCCGGGTTCGAGAAGGCCACCGGGATCAAGGTGATCTACGACACCTTCGATTCCTATGAAACCGTCCAGGGCAAGCTGCTGCCGGGGCGCTCCGGCTACGACCTGGTGGTGCTCAACGCGGCCCTGGTACCGCCCTTGATCAAGGCGCGGGTGTTCCAGCCGCTGAACAAGGCCTTGCTGCCCAGTTGGCAGAATCTCGACCCGCAGGTGCTCAAGAGCCTGGAAAGCTACGACCCGGGTGTGCAGTACTCGGCGCCCTATACCTGGGGCAGCAATGGCGTGACCTATAACGTCGACAAGGTCCGCGAGCGCATGCCGGACGCGCCCATCGGTTCTCTGGCCATGCTCTTCGATCCCAAGGTGGTGTCGCGCTTCGCCGATTGCGGGGTGACGCTGCAGGATTCGCCCACCGACATTCTGCCGCTGGTGCTGGCTTACCTGGGGCGCAATCCCAACAGCGCCGCCCCCGAGGATTTGAAAGCGGCGCAGGATGCCTTGATGGCGGTGCGCCCCTATATCCGCAAGTTCGACTCCACCAGCTACCTCAATGGCCTGGCCAATGGCGACCTGTGCGTCAGCGCCACCTGGTCCGGCGACTACGCCACGGCCCAGGCCAGGGCCAACGAGGCCGGGGCACCGGTCAAGCTCGACTATTTCATTCCCAGGGAAGGCTCGCTGATCTGGTTCGACGATTTCTACATCCCCGCCGACGCGCCGAACGTGGCCAGCGCCCATGCCTTTATCCAGTACCTGCTGCAACCTAAGGTAATGGCCGAGGTCAGCGACTACATCCGCTACGCCAACGCCAACCTCAAGTCCACGCCACTGTTGAGTGCCGAGGTGCGGGACAACCCGGCGATCTACCCCGATGCCCAGACCCGCGAGCGGCTGTTCACCCAGAAGATCCAGACGCCCGCCAGCACCCGGCTGATCACCCGTACCTGGAACATGGTGAAGATCGGCAAGTGAGCCCCCCCCCGAACCCACAGACTTTCCACCCCATATTGCTACCCGAGGTGAAGCCCATGGCTATCCAACCCGACGCCTTCTTCCAGCAGTTCGACGATTCGAAACTGGTGGCCGCCGACAAGGCGCACTACATGCACGGCTTCCATATGTTCGACGAACACCGCGAGCAGGGGTCGTTGAATATCGCTGCCGGCGACGGCGCCTACATCTATGACACCGCCGGCACCCGCTACCTGGATGCCGTAGGCGGCATGTGGTGCACCAACATCGGCCTGGGCCGCGAGGAAATGGCCGAGGCCATCGCCGACCAGGTGCGGCAACTGGCCTACTCCAACCCGTTCTGCGACATGGCCAATGTCAGCGCCATCGAGCTTTGCCAAAAGCTGGCAAGCCTGGCCCCAGGGGACCTGAATCACGTGTTCCTGACCACCGGCGGCTCCACCGCGGTGGACACCGCCTACCGCCTGGTGCAGTTCTATCAGAACAGTCGCGGCAAGCATGAGAAGAAGCACGTGATCTCGCGGCACAACGCGTACCACGGCTCCACCTTCCTGACCATGTCCATCGGTAACAAGGCCGCTGACCGAGCGCCTGAATTCGACTTCATGAGCGACCTGTTTCACCACATCTCCTGCCCCAACTACTACCGGGCGCCGGCCGGCATGAGCGAAGCGGACTTCCTCGAGTTCCTGGTAGCGGAATTCGAAGACAAGATCCTCACCCTGGGCCCGGACAAGGTGGCGGCGTTCTTCGCCGAACCCATCATGGGCTCCGGTGGGGTAATCATTCCTCCCGAGGGTTATCACCAGCGCATGTGGGAAATCTGCCAGCGCTACGACCTGCTGTATGTCGCCGACGAAGTGGTGACCTCCTTCGGCCGCCTAGGTGCTTTCTTCGCCTCCGAGGAAGTGTTCGGCATGCAGCCGGACATCATCACCACTGCCAAGGGCCTGACCTCGGGCTACCTGCCCCTGGGCGCGTGCATTTTCTCCGAGCGCATCTGGCAGGTCATCGGCGAGCCGGGCAAGGGTCGCTGCTTCACCCACGGTTTCACCTATAGCGGGCACCCGGTGAGTTGCGTCGCGGCGTTGAAGAACATCGAGATCATCGAGCGGGAAAACCTGCTGGCCCATGTCGAAGAGGTCGGCGTCTATATGGAGCAGCGCCTGCAGACCCTGGCCGAACTGCCCCTGGTGGGCAGCGTGCGCTGCAAGCGGCTGATGGCCTGCGTCGAATTCGTCGCCGACAAGCGCACCAAGGCGCTGCTGCCCGACGGGCTGAACATCGCCGAGCGCATCCATCTGCGGGCCCAGGCCAAAGGCTTGTTGGTGCGCCCCATCGGCCATCTCAATGTGATGTCGCCCCCCTTGATCATCACTCGCCAGCAGATCGACGAAATAGTCGCCACCTTGCGCGACTGCATCCTCGAAGCCGCCGCCGAACTGCGCCAGAACGGCCAGTACCTGGGCCAATGACCCCTAGCCGCTGGCAGCGCGAATATCGGCCCGGGGTCTTACCGGGCCTGCGCCCGACCGTTAGACTGCCGGGCATGAGCGCACCAGCAAACACTTCTACCGCCCCCCTCAGCCTCCCTGCCCTGCAGGCCTGGCACGCCTGCCTGGCCCAGGCCTTCGGCAGCGTGGACGATGGCACTTTCCTGCAGCACCTGGCGACGGCGCTGAACGCCCTGACGCCCATCGAATCGATGATGATCAGCCTGGAACGCAAGGGCCTGCCACCGCAATTGCTGCATGAACGGGGCATAGTCGGCGCCTACCGCGACGAGATCATCAACCGCTACTTTTCCCGCGGTTATCTGCTGGATCCGTTCTGCCTGGCGGTGGAAAACGGCCTGGCCGAAGGTTTCTATCACCTGTCGGAAATCGCCCCGGACGACTTCTTCAGCAGCGAGTACTACAAGACCTACTACCTCAAGACCGGGGGCGCGGAAGACAGTTACTACATCGTCGACCTCGATCCCCAGAGCAAGATTTCCCTGTGCATGTTCCAGGGCCTGAGCGGTGAGCGCTTCGCCAGCGAACCCCTGGCGCTGCTGCGGGCGGTGGAACCGCTGGTGCGCGAGCTGATCCGCCGTTTCGGCGGTAGCGGCCTGCAACCGCTGTTGCACCAGGCCAGTCAGGACGCGCTGCCCGCCCCGGCACCGGCCAACTTCAACCAGCAGATCGAAGCGGCGTTCATGAGCTTTGGCCAGCCACTGCTGACGGTTCGCGAGCGCGAAATTGCCCACCTGATCCTGCGGGGGCACTCGGTAAAATCCACGGCCAAGGTGCTGGAGATTTCCCCGGAAACCGTGCGCATGCACCGCAAGAACCTCTACACCAAGCTGACCATCAACTCCCAGGCCGAGCTGTTCGCGCTATTCATCGACTGGCTGACCCAGCCCGCACCCACCAGCCAAAGCCCCCTGTAGGAGCGAGCGTGCTCGCGCTGCACTCAAAAACGCCGCGGTCACTGAGTGAACGCGGCGTTTTCGTTGACGATCTTCGCGAGCAAGCTCGCTCCTACGGCCTTTCCATCAGCGGGCGGCCCAGGCGTTGAAACGCTGCTCCAGCTCCTCGCCATGATCGACCCAGAACCCCGCGTCCACTGCCCTGGCGCCCTTCAAATTGGCCTCGAAGGTCGGCAGTTGCCGCTGCACCGCCTCAGGTAGCAATGGCAGCGCCTGACGATGCACCGGCCCGTAGGGGATGTTTTCAGAGAACACTTTCTGCGCCTGGGGCTGGCTGGCGAACAGAATGAAGGCTTCGGCCAGGGCCTTGTTCGGCGAGCCCTTGACCACCGCCCAGTACTCCGGGTCGTACAGGCTCTGGGGCCAGAGGATACTCAGCTGCATGCCCTCCTTCTGGGCCATGGCAATGCGCCCGTTGTAGGCTGCGCTCATCACCACGTCACCGGCCACCAGCCACTGCGGCGGCTGAGCCCCGGCTTCCCACCACTGGATGTAGGGCTTGATCTGGTCGAGCTTGGCAAAAGCCCGGGTCACGCCCTCGGGGGTGTTGAGCACCTGATACAACTGGGCAGGCGCCACACCGTCGGCCAGCAAGGCAATTTCCAGGGTGTACTTGGCGCTCTTGCGCAAGCCGCGCTTGCCGGGGAAGTCCTTGAGGTTCCAGAAATCCGCCCAGGACTGCGGCGCCTTCGCCAGCTTCTGCGGGGCAAAGGCCATGACCATCGACCACACATAAGTGGCGACCCCGCATTCGGTCAACGTGCCGGGCACGTACTGCGCCGGGTCCCCGAAACGGGCCAGGTCCAAGGGTTCGAACAGGCCCTCGTCACAGCCACGCAGCAGCTCCGGGCTCTCCACTTCGACCACATCCCAGCTGGTCTTGCCGACATCGACCATGGCCTTGATCTTCGACAGCTCGCCATTGTATTCGCCGGCCACTACCCGGGCCGCCCCGCTCTGGTTGAATGGCTGGAAGTAGGCCTGCTCCTGAGCCTGTTTGGTGGCTCCGCCAAAGGAAATGACCGTGAGGTTCTGCGGCTGGGCGTAAGCCCCGGTGCACAGCAAGACCCACGACAACGCAACGCCGCAACGCAAGGTGTTGGACATGAAACCCATCCTCAAGAAAGCCGGCTCGCCCGCACGAACCCGCACAACAAGAGCCTGGAAGCGACCGTATGCAACGGGCGGTACAGCACCAGGCACTACGAGTCTTGGTCAGCGGCGCAAGGGCTCGCGCGGCGCAGGCCGCGTAGCCGGATCATCACCGTTGCGGGCTCTGCGGCCCTGATCGTTTGGTGTAGTGGCGACCCGTCCGGAGCAACCGGCCGTGGTCATGCGCGAATGGCAGTTCATCGCTTGCTCCCTGTTGTTTTTGTAGGAAGAACAAATCGATCGGCAGTGCATCGCAGGAGCGCCCGTGGCAGTCGGGCAGGCGGATGCAGGGGTTCATTGTTTCCATAACCCGGGGCGTTACGAAACGAGGTTTTTGTGAGGCACAGGCAAGGGAAAAGCTGCCTAGAGGACAGCCGGGGTAAAAAAGCCGCAATCGGGCCAGCCGGCATAACGCAAAACACCCCGCAGGCATATCACGCCTGCGGGGGTACCTTGGTCGATCAGGGCTTCAGTCCAGCAGCACCAGCAATCCCGAGATTACCCCGATGCCCAGCACCGCCGAGAGCAGCATGCTGCTGGACACCTCGGTTTCGTAGGTCTTGTAGCGCGAGGCCAGGATGAAGACGTTCACCGCCACCGGCAGCGCCCCCATGATCACCGCGATCTTGATCAGGAAGTCGCTGAGGTCGAACACATAACGGGCCGAAACGAACACCAGCACCGGCAGCAGCACCACCTTCAACAGCGCCAGGGCCAGGGAATCCCCCTGGATCAGGTTGTGGTTGCGGTGCACCGCGAAGGCCGCACCCAGGGCTACCAGGGCCAGCGGCCCGGTGGCGTTGGTCATCTGCGTGGCAAAGATCTGCAACGGGCCGGGCAACTGCCACTCCAGCAGGATGAACAATCCCGCAAGCGCCACCGCCAGGATCAGCGGGTTACTGACAATCGAGCGCAGAGTGGTGAGCAATACACGGGCCAGATCCGGCCGGGCCTGAACCTCCTGCTGGGCAGTGAGCTCCATGAGCAACGCCCCACCTGCCAGGATCACCAGGTTGTCGGCCATGGTAATCATCAGGGTCGGCAGCGCCGCTGCGTCACCGAAGGCCATGACCATCAGCGGCAGGCCCATGTACCCCACCACCCCCGAGATCGAGGACAGCCCCCGCAGGCCCGCCACCCTGGCGTTGCCGCCCCAGATCAGCCGGCCACCGACGACGGCGATGATGAAGGTCACCAGGCAGGCCAAGTAGTAGGCGCTCAGCAGGCTCCAGTCCAGCTCGCCGTGGTCTCGGGTGCCCAGGGTCTTGATGAAGATGAAGCACGGCAGGAACAGCCAGAACACCACCCCCACCAGGCCGTTCACCGTGTCCTTGGCGATCACCCCGATCCGCACTATCCAGTAGCCGGCGAAGATCATGGCAAACAGCGGTATCACCACCGTAAAGACCTTATCCATGGGCCGCACGCCTGCGGAAAATGCGCTGCTCGGCATACACCGCCAGCTGGCGAGGGGTGTAGGTGGACGCGCGATAGAAATCCATTACCCCGCCCATCACCTGCCGGTACTGGGACTCGATATGGGGTATGGACGCCTGCATCTCGTTTTTCAGGCTGTCCACTATGGCCCACAGCTCCTGGTCGGCAATAGCCCCTACATCCAGCCCGGCCGAAGAATAGTTCTCCAGAGCCTGCCGTAAAGTCTGCGGATGCAGGCCGACATAGTTGACGAAATAGCCCTTCTCATCATTGGTTTCGAGAAAGTCCGGAATATTCAGGACGCCGTAGTTGGAAAGCGTTTCAAACTTGCCACTCACCGCACGATAGATACTGGGCAATTGCAAAAACGCCTCTTCACACTGATGAGCGGCGCTGATCAGGCCCGGCAGATCAAGTTCCAGGGAGCCCAGTTTTATATTGTTGGCCTGGCACAACTTCACAACTTGTTCCAGTGGGGCAATACCGGAACGATTGCCAAAGCCGGCCAATGACCCTTCAACCATCTGGAAGCCCGAATGAATGGCCTGCATGGTATTGGCCAGCGCCAGCCCGTTGTCATTGTGAGCATGCAGGCAGAACACCAGTTGAGGGAAATCCTTCACCAGCCTGGAACACAGCCATTGGGTCACGTGAGGCTGCAATGAGCCCACGGAATCGTTAATCCTGATGATCTCCACTCCCAGGCCGGCAGCCCAGTCAATCTGCCGGCAGATTTCCTGGTAACTGCGGTTCGACACCCCATCACGGAAGTTGTTGAGCACACTGGCCTTGAACCTGACCGCGCCGATACTGCGAAAGGCCTCGATGGCCCGTTCGAACTCCCCGGTGCTCTGCCGATAGGTGATCATGCCGAAGCTGAACACGGTATCGGCGATCCACTGGCGATGGGCTTCCCGAGCCTTGAAATAGTCGAAAGCGGTTTCCCAGCAGTTGAGCAGAATAATGAAGGTGGCCCGGGTGTCGGCCGGCAGCTCACCGGTGTCCCGAGCCAAATGCAGACGGTCCCAGACCAGGGGTTCCTCAGGGCCGCAACCCACCACGAAATCCCTCAAGCCTGCCGCCACCATGGATTTGAGGATTGCGACCTTGGCCTCTACCGTGATCGGAAAGGCAGTACGTTCAATGCCTTCTCTAAGCGTTTCATCCACCAGATGCGGGACCGAGTAATCACAATAGCGAATTCCATTTTCAACCATCATTTTTATGCTCCTTGCTGATTGTTTTACTTGCCTGCTCATTGAGTTGAGACATCAAATTAAAACCCAACAACCAACACACGATATAGCAACAAACAAAAACTCGACCTAAGACAATTCTTAAAAGACAAAACAACAAACAATCACAAACAAACTACAAAAACATTAAAAACCATTGACTGGATATTAACGACAAAACAACTTCACAAATTAAACAAGCAACTAACTCAGTGGCAGGCAACACACTAGAAAACTTCAGTATTCCACTCGCTGCCCGTCAACATCCGGCCACTGGCCTGCGAGCCCGCCCTAGAGCGCCTGCCGGTTCAGCGCCAGGTGAGGCTAGAATCAGTTCCTTTCTCCCCCGCGACCCGACGAGATCCGTTCATGAGCTTCGATTTCGATACCCTGCACCCCCGTCATGGCACCGGCAGCACCAAATGGAGCCGCTACCCCGAGGATGTCCTGCCGATGTGGGTGGCGGACATGGATTTCGCCGTGGCCGATGGCATCCTTCAGGCCCTGCGCCAGCGCCTGGAGCACCCGCTGCTGGGCTATAGCGTGGCCCGGGACGAATTGCGCGAGGCGGTGGTCGCCGACCTGTGGGACAAATACGCCTGGCGCGTCAGGCCCGACGAGCTGATTTTCCTCCCCGGGGTCGAGCCCGGGTTCAACATGGCCCTGCACGCCTTCGTCCAGCCGCAGCAGAAGGTGGTGCTGCAAACCCCCAACTATCGCCCCCTGCGCCTGGCCCCGGGCAACTGGGGCCTGGACAAGGTCGAAGTGCCGTTCCAGCTCACCGTCGACGGCACCTACGACACCCCCATGGACGCCCTGCGCCAGGCCTTGCAAGGCGCCGGCGCGATGCTCCTGAGCAACCCGCACAACCCCCTGGGCAAGGTCTTCCCCCGGGACGAACTGCTGGCGGTGGCCACTGCCTGCCTGGACCAGGGCGCGTTGATCATTTCCGACGAGATCCATGCCGAGTTGTGCTTCGACGGCCGCCGGCACATCCCCACCGCCTCCCTGAGCCCGGAAATCGCCCGGCGCACCATCACCCTGATGTCGGCCAGCAAGGCCTACAACATCGCCGGGATGAAGACCTGCTTCGCCATCATCCAGGACCCTGCCACCCGCCTGGCCTTCAACAATGCCCGCGCCGGCATGGTAGACAGCGTCAGCCCCCTGGGCCTGGAAGCCACCCTGGCCGCCCTGACCCACGGCGGCCCCTGGCTCCAGGCCCTGCTGGGCTACCTGCAGGCCAACCGCGACTACCTGCTGCACGCGGTGCAGACCCGCCTGCCCGGCATCCGCATGCACGCGCCCCAGGGCACCTACCTG
The DNA window shown above is from Pseudomonas protegens CHA0 and carries:
- a CDS encoding NADPH-dependent FMN reductase translates to MVQLLAVSGSIRAASSNSALLRAAEVLSPEGVSIKHYLAVGQLPHFDPDLADDPPQSVRELRALVGKVDGILISCPEYARGIPGSFKNALDWLVASHEFPGKPVALFNASPRASHAQAALRLVLNTMSAIVVEPASITVNLLAKGMNEADIAGSPEISKQIVSALVAFKSHIEVM
- a CDS encoding polyamine ABC transporter substrate-binding protein, whose translation is MRTAFPAMFGVVLALTAAWAQAGEPADKTLRLYNWSDYIGENTLAGFEKATGIKVIYDTFDSYETVQGKLLPGRSGYDLVVLNAALVPPLIKARVFQPLNKALLPSWQNLDPQVLKSLESYDPGVQYSAPYTWGSNGVTYNVDKVRERMPDAPIGSLAMLFDPKVVSRFADCGVTLQDSPTDILPLVLAYLGRNPNSAAPEDLKAAQDALMAVRPYIRKFDSTSYLNGLANGDLCVSATWSGDYATAQARANEAGAPVKLDYFIPREGSLIWFDDFYIPADAPNVASAHAFIQYLLQPKVMAEVSDYIRYANANLKSTPLLSAEVRDNPAIYPDAQTRERLFTQKIQTPASTRLITRTWNMVKIGK
- a CDS encoding ABC transporter substrate-binding protein, yielding MSNTLRCGVALSWVLLCTGAYAQPQNLTVISFGGATKQAQEQAYFQPFNQSGAARVVAGEYNGELSKIKAMVDVGKTSWDVVEVESPELLRGCDEGLFEPLDLARFGDPAQYVPGTLTECGVATYVWSMVMAFAPQKLAKAPQSWADFWNLKDFPGKRGLRKSAKYTLEIALLADGVAPAQLYQVLNTPEGVTRAFAKLDQIKPYIQWWEAGAQPPQWLVAGDVVMSAAYNGRIAMAQKEGMQLSILWPQSLYDPEYWAVVKGSPNKALAEAFILFASQPQAQKVFSENIPYGPVHRQALPLLPEAVQRQLPTFEANLKGARAVDAGFWVDHGEELEQRFNAWAAR
- a CDS encoding AEC family transporter: MDKVFTVVIPLFAMIFAGYWIVRIGVIAKDTVNGLVGVVFWLFLPCFIFIKTLGTRDHGELDWSLLSAYYLACLVTFIIAVVGGRLIWGGNARVAGLRGLSSISGVVGYMGLPLMVMAFGDAAALPTLMITMADNLVILAGGALLMELTAQQEVQARPDLARVLLTTLRSIVSNPLILAVALAGLFILLEWQLPGPLQIFATQMTNATGPLALVALGAAFAVHRNHNLIQGDSLALALLKVVLLPVLVFVSARYVFDLSDFLIKIAVIMGALPVAVNVFILASRYKTYETEVSSSMLLSAVLGIGVISGLLVLLD
- a CDS encoding aminotransferase; amino-acid sequence: MAIQPDAFFQQFDDSKLVAADKAHYMHGFHMFDEHREQGSLNIAAGDGAYIYDTAGTRYLDAVGGMWCTNIGLGREEMAEAIADQVRQLAYSNPFCDMANVSAIELCQKLASLAPGDLNHVFLTTGGSTAVDTAYRLVQFYQNSRGKHEKKHVISRHNAYHGSTFLTMSIGNKAADRAPEFDFMSDLFHHISCPNYYRAPAGMSEADFLEFLVAEFEDKILTLGPDKVAAFFAEPIMGSGGVIIPPEGYHQRMWEICQRYDLLYVADEVVTSFGRLGAFFASEEVFGMQPDIITTAKGLTSGYLPLGACIFSERIWQVIGEPGKGRCFTHGFTYSGHPVSCVAALKNIEIIERENLLAHVEEVGVYMEQRLQTLAELPLVGSVRCKRLMACVEFVADKRTKALLPDGLNIAERIHLRAQAKGLLVRPIGHLNVMSPPLIITRQQIDEIVATLRDCILEAAAELRQNGQYLGQ
- a CDS encoding LysR family transcriptional regulator; amino-acid sequence: MLTNLSDVDLRKLRIFCTIVEAGGFTAAQVRLNTSLPRLSTLVRDLEIRLGYSLCRRGKSGFQLSEQGAQTYAAAQELYADIDRFHRRVVMLNEKYPEFLQIGSVDNLLSLDQAPLPQALASFRLVSPSTRIDLQVMRADELEQAVLEGRLHLAIGCFNHQLSGLHYQALFEEEQNLYCGRGHPFFARPDEHFTDEEIGAADYVDRGYMLESRRPHKLRFGNSVSAFSMEAIATLIASGTCIGYLPTHYADIWVARGMLRVIAPQRLRYNAAFHSITRQGQVPTESLAKLMQALQAAKHSVTLKSSTQV
- a CDS encoding helix-turn-helix transcriptional regulator gives rise to the protein MSAPANTSTAPLSLPALQAWHACLAQAFGSVDDGTFLQHLATALNALTPIESMMISLERKGLPPQLLHERGIVGAYRDEIINRYFSRGYLLDPFCLAVENGLAEGFYHLSEIAPDDFFSSEYYKTYYLKTGGAEDSYYIVDLDPQSKISLCMFQGLSGERFASEPLALLRAVEPLVRELIRRFGGSGLQPLLHQASQDALPAPAPANFNQQIEAAFMSFGQPLLTVREREIAHLILRGHSVKSTAKVLEISPETVRMHRKNLYTKLTINSQAELFALFIDWLTQPAPTSQSPL